The following proteins are encoded in a genomic region of Leishmania mexicana MHOM/GT/2001/U1103 complete genome, chromosome 25:
- a CDS encoding putative casein kinase I, with product MATVSEKYQLTGKEVPFGGGRFLLSHRLGNGSFGDIFEGYDKKSQRIVAVKLERKKARYPQLSYESKVYRVLHQPPVGQNEVNLKQFFAESSNHSVMNGGAAQGSSNSTPSNLPKSVSAIAQQQQQQHRSSEASIVVGIPQIYYFDSEGDYNIMVMEMCGPSLEDVFNYCHRRFSLKTVLMIADQLLHRIQYFHEKGFVHRDIKPENFVFGCRSKAHILYIIDYGLSKLYWEVKKNSHIPFAEGRPLTGTARYCSTNVHRGFEQSRRDDLESIAFLLIYFLRGSLPWQGIQAKDQQIKTIKIGETKMATPLEELCKGMPKEFLTYCQYCRTLSFTQKPDYDSLRRLFRDLGKRLGLTLPARDLPSGNFCATNRTGAKPSNPLAVPAMVSTDITSPTDSRLLSVVSESTLISRRSHPFQTPSTVAAQVLPTLEDIDPMRGPYDWCFDWFCKRQLEVKRGMEEKSRQQRLETQMSTIASRNSELRLEDVSDVMDASTLRDKSSAFGSKRPMFTSPLQPDRLHM from the coding sequence ATGGCCACTGTATCCGAGAAGTATCAGCTTACCGGCAAGGAGGTCCCGTTTGGGGGAGGCCGCTTTCTTCTTAGCCACCGCCTCGGCAACGGCTCCTTCGGTGACATCTTCGAAGGCTACGACAAGAAGAGCCAACGCATCGTCGCGGTGAAGCTGGAGCGCAAAAAAGCGCGCTACCCGCAGCTGTCCTACGAAAGCAAGGTGTACCGCGTGCTGCATCAGCCCCCGGTGGGGCAGAATGAAGTGAACCTAAAGCAATTCTTTGCGGAGAGCAGCAACCACAGCGTTATGAAcggtggcgcggcgcagggcagcagcaacagtaCCCCATCCAACCTGCCAAAGAGCGTCAGCGccatcgcgcagcagcagcagcagcagcacaggtCATCAGAGGCCAGCATCGTTGTCGGCATCCCGCAGATCTACTACTTCGACAGCGAGGGCGACTACAACATCATGGTGATGGAGATGTGCGGCCCCTCGCTGGAGGATGTCTTCAACTACTGTCACCGTCGCTTCTCTCTCAAGACGGTGCTCATGATTGCTgatcagctgctgcaccggaTTCAATACTTTCACGAAAAAGGCTTCGTGCACCGCGACATCAAGCCAGAAAACTTTGTGTTCGGCTGCCGGTCCAAGGCGCACATCCTCTACATCATCGATTACGGGCTTTCCAAGCTCTACTGGGAGGTGAAGAAGAACAGCCACATCCCTTTCGCGGAGGGCCGCCCGCTGACCGGGACGGCGCGCTACTGCAGCACCAATGTCCACCGCGGTTTCGAGCAGAGCCGCCGTGACGACCTCGAGTCCATCGCCTTTCTCCTCATCTACTTTCTGCGAGGCAGCCTGCCTTGGCAAGGGATCCAGGCGAAGGACCAGCAGATCAAAACCATCAAGATCGGGGAGACCAAGATGGCCacgccgctggaggagctgtgCAAAGGGATGCCGAAGGAGTTTCTCACCTACTGCCAATACTGCCGTACCTTGTCCTTCACACAGAAGCCGGACTACGACAGCCTGCGGCGCCTGTTCCGCGATCTAGGCAAGCGACTGGGGCTGACATTACCCGCGCGTGATTTGCCTAGTGGCAACTTCTGTGCAACAAACCGCACTGGCGCGAAACCGTCCAACCCGCTCGCGGTTCCCGCCATGGTGTCCACCGATATCACATCCCCGACTGATTCGCGGCTGCTGAGTGTCGTGAGTGAGTCTACCTTGATCAGTCGGCGCAGCCATCCGTTCCAGACCCCcagcaccgtcgcagcgcagGTCCTGCCGACTCTGGAGGACATCGATCCGATGCGCGGTCCATATGACTGGTGCTTCGACTGGTTCTGTAAGCGGCAGCTGGAGGTGAAGAGGGGGATGGAGGAGAagtcgcggcagcagcggctggaAACACAGATGTCGACTATCGCATCTCGCAACAGCGAGCTGCGCCTTGAGGACGTCTCCGACGTGATGGACGCATCAACGCTGCGGGACAAGAGCAGCGCCTTTGGCAGCAAGCGTCCTATGTTCACTAGTCCATTGCAGCCGGATCGC